From the genome of Methanobrevibacter sp., one region includes:
- a CDS encoding SPFH domain-containing protein produces the protein MFELFILIIVILIIVGFKSVKILRPYEKGVVERLGKYSRTAESGVVILIPFIEKMVKVDLREQVVDVPPQEVITKDNTVVVVDCVIFYEVVDAFNATYNVVNFYQAITKLAQTNLRNIIGDLELDETLTSREMINAELREVLDVATDKWGSKVVRVEIQKIEPPHDIVEAMSKQMKAERMKRASILEAEGYKQSEIKRSEGDKQATILEAEGNAESIKKMAEADKQAAILRAEGEAAAIQKVYAAIHEGNPDDGLIAVKYLESLEKIADGNATKVFLPLESSGVLGSVSGIAELFKEDKE, from the coding sequence TTGTTTGAACTATTCATTTTAATTATCGTTATTTTAATTATTGTAGGGTTTAAATCTGTTAAGATTTTAAGGCCGTATGAAAAAGGTGTAGTTGAAAGACTTGGAAAATATAGCAGAACCGCTGAAAGCGGTGTTGTAATACTTATTCCGTTTATAGAAAAAATGGTGAAAGTTGATTTAAGGGAACAGGTTGTAGATGTTCCTCCACAGGAGGTAATCACAAAAGACAACACTGTAGTAGTCGTTGACTGTGTAATCTTTTATGAAGTTGTGGATGCTTTCAATGCAACATACAATGTAGTGAACTTCTATCAGGCAATCACAAAACTGGCACAGACAAACCTAAGAAACATAATTGGTGATTTGGAGCTTGATGAAACACTGACTTCACGTGAAATGATTAATGCTGAACTCAGGGAAGTTCTGGATGTTGCAACAGATAAATGGGGAAGTAAGGTTGTACGTGTAGAAATACAAAAAATAGAACCTCCACATGACATTGTTGAAGCAATGAGTAAACAGATGAAAGCGGAAAGGATGAAAAGAGCATCAATTCTTGAGGCTGAAGGATACAAACAGTCTGAAATCAAAAGATCAGAAGGGGATAAGCAGGCAACAATCCTTGAGGCTGAAGGTAATGCAGAATCAATCAAAAAAATGGCAGAAGCAGACAAGCAGGCTGCAATCCTAAGAGCTGAAGGGGAAGCTGCAGCTATCCAAAAGGTCTATGCTGCAATCCATGAAGGAAATCCGGATGACGGTTTGATTGCTGTTAAATACTTGGAATCTCTTGAAAAGATTGCTGACGGTAATGCAACTAAAGTGTTCCTTCCTTTGGAATCCAGTGGTGTTTTAGGATCTGTTTCCGGAATTGCGGAACTGTTTAAAGAGGATAAGGAATAA
- a CDS encoding CPBP family intramembrane glutamic endopeptidase: MNIHEKFFAEIGINYLILGALAILFQILIVNILNITNPEYLTDINILSGLSSFCNYILPFPIFYWLMKKLESFKLEKTRVKVKTFIMYIGITLTLMWIGNLIGLAITSLLSGAIQSDISNPVQQLINSADIWFNLIVISIIAPIFEEIFFRKFLIDRTIKYGAQVSIILSGVLFALFHGNLNQFFYALLLGGFLAYVYIKSGKITYTIILHGIVNFMGSVVSLFVSNSATAMQTSFNLADASVILIYFAVLTASIAIGIYGLSNIKKAKFNGTKTKISLKSPLKTMFMNYGMIIFIGFFIFEIIRQILV; this comes from the coding sequence TTGAACATTCATGAAAAATTCTTCGCAGAAATAGGGATAAATTACCTAATACTTGGAGCGCTTGCAATATTATTTCAAATCTTAATTGTAAATATCCTGAACATTACAAATCCAGAATATTTGACAGACATCAATATCTTAAGTGGACTGTCATCATTTTGCAACTACATACTACCATTTCCAATATTCTACTGGCTAATGAAAAAGCTTGAAAGTTTTAAGCTAGAAAAAACAAGAGTGAAAGTTAAAACATTCATAATGTATATTGGAATCACCTTAACACTGATGTGGATAGGAAATCTTATAGGTTTAGCCATAACCTCACTTTTAAGCGGTGCGATTCAAAGTGACATTTCAAATCCCGTCCAGCAGCTGATTAACAGTGCGGATATATGGTTCAATCTGATTGTAATCAGTATAATTGCTCCAATTTTTGAAGAAATATTTTTCAGAAAGTTTCTAATCGACAGAACAATAAAATATGGTGCACAGGTATCAATAATATTATCTGGAGTGCTTTTTGCATTATTCCATGGAAATTTAAATCAATTCTTCTATGCACTGCTTCTTGGAGGATTCCTGGCATATGTCTATATTAAAAGTGGAAAAATAACCTATACAATAATATTGCACGGAATTGTTAATTTCATGGGTTCTGTTGTAAGTTTATTCGTTTCAAATTCCGCTACAGCCATGCAAACAAGTTTTAATCTTGCAGATGCATCCGTTATACTGATTTATTTTGCAGTTTTAACTGCATCAATAGCAATTGGGATTTATGGGTTAAGCAACATCAAGAAGGCCAAATTCAATGGCACTAAAACTAAAATAAGTTTAAAATCACCCCTTAAAACAATGTTTATGAATTATGGGATGATCATATTTATCGGATTTTTTATTTTCGAAATCATTAGACAGATTTTAGTTTAA
- a CDS encoding NfeD family protein, producing the protein MDVIIWIFIAVIFVILELITTTFFLVWFGIGALAAAILNYLGFDIYVQFSVFVIVSAILILSTRKFANRITPDSTKKTTAERLIGKTAKVIRQIDESTYVVNVAGEEWSAHTNDSINVDDTVKVVGIDSIILIIEKID; encoded by the coding sequence ATGGATGTTATAATTTGGATATTCATAGCAGTAATATTTGTTATACTTGAGTTAATCACCACAACATTCTTTTTAGTGTGGTTTGGTATTGGAGCACTTGCTGCTGCTATTTTAAACTACTTGGGATTCGATATTTATGTGCAGTTTTCTGTATTTGTAATTGTATCTGCAATTTTGATACTTTCAACCAGAAAATTTGCAAATAGAATCACTCCTGATAGCACTAAAAAGACCACTGCCGAAAGGCTTATTGGAAAAACTGCAAAAGTGATAAGGCAAATTGATGAAAGCACTTATGTGGTTAATGTTGCAGGTGAGGAATGGTCTGCACATACAAATGATTCAATCAATGTAGATGATACTGTGAAAGTTGTTGGAATTGATAGCATAATATTAATTATTGAAAAAATCGATTAA